GCTAGATGGCGGCAGCGCCGTGGATGCCGCCGCCGGAGGGACCTTGGTGAATATCATCGGTCTCCAGTTGCTTGGCGTGGTGGGCTCTCCGCCGGAGTCCGGACGGGCAGTGGTGCAATTTGAAACCGGGAACACCGTTTCAGGAAACGCCGCCGGACTTCGTTTCACCGGATCCGCCTTGGTTCCTGCCACCGCACTGGGCATCGGCACGCAATTCGCGTCCGTCTCCAATCTCTCCATCACCCAGATCCCCGAGCCTTCCAGCTTGCTACTGGGTCTTCTGGGTGCAGCCGTCGGCTTCAAACGTCGCCGCTAGTCGCTCCCCCGCACTGCCTGAGACAACGTCATGGCGGCATCGTGTTGCGCGGTGCCGCCATGATTTGTTGCAGGATATCGAAGGATGCAGACCAACTCAGGCACTCAGCGGAGGCGGGACCGCCTCGGAAGGGGCCGTCGCGGCGTCTGCCGCCTTTTCTGCCGCCTTTTCTGCCGCCCGCTTGCCGGCGCATGCACCACGGCGGAGCGTCTCCTTGATGCTCGAAGGGATGAACTCTTTCGCGAAGCATGCGGCGAAGCACGCGCTGAATGCGGCTCCGTAGGCGAGGTCATGAGCCGCACCGGAGAGTGCCTCTTTCAACTTGGGAGCAGCCTCCCGCGCCATCGAGGACGCATCCGACCGGGCGGACTGGAAAGCTTCGGTGAAGTTCGTGTAGCGCGGGGCTTCTGGTGCCGCCCCCGCCGTTTCCTGTGTGTGTTCGTTGGAATCGTTCATGGTGAAATTCGTGGTTGGACGAGCGTGCGGATCATCCTCTTCAGGAAATCTTTCCGCCATGGGAAATCATGGCCCCGATTGGAACCACGTCGAAAATTTTTCAATGGATCTCGAATAATCCCGCGGGGCCTTCGTCCGATCCGGTGAATCCTGATATAAAATCATGAAGAAAATTCTCGGAATCCTCACCATCGCCCTTGCCACCGTTTTTGCCGCTCCTTCGGCGGATGCACGTCCTCACCATCGCCCTTCGCGCAGCTACGTTGAGTTCCACCGTTCGTGCCGTGGCCCTGCATGGATCGAGCGCTATGTGGCTTACTATGACTCGTGCGGTCATCCCGTGTGGCGCACGCGGGTGATCCCGATCCGCCGCCATCATCATCATCATGGTGGCTTCTCGGTCCAATTCGGTGGCGGCTGCCGCTGATCCTTTCCTTTCGAGCCCGTGGTGACGAATGCCCGGCGACGCCTTCTGGTGTCGCCGGGCTTTTCACACACACACCTATGATCACCCGCTCGTGCAAACGGGTGAAGCGATCCGCCCCATGATTTCAAACTTGGACACACCGGGGTGACCTGTCCGCGGTGACATGTCCCGTGTCACCGGTGCAGGCATCAATCCGTCGGGGAACTCCACCTTGGCTGCGCCAAGGGCGAGCGCCACCAAACAACCGAAAGCGGGCGCTTTCCCCTTCGGATTGATTCGGTATCGCAATGTCGGCGGTCATGACGGCATGCGGCTGGATCGCAGACACTTCATGGGCGTGCTGCGTGAAGCGAAGATGATCGCTGCGTGAAAAAGGCGTTCTTCAGCCTTGGGAAATCGTTCCGCGCAGCATCACATCCGGACCGAAGCGTTGGAAACGGACATCGTGCAAGGTGACGCCTTCCCCCAAGCCGCCTCCTGCAAGCGCAGGCACCGGTCCTCCATTCACCATCGGGGCCATGAAGGCGACCCATTCGTCGACCAGTTTCGCCTCCATCAGCTCCGCGGCCAATCGCCCGCCGCATTCGACCAGTACCGCGCTCACTCCCCGCTCATTCACCAAACGACGCAGGACGATCTCCGGATGATCGCGGTCTTCGATTAAGGTGCGCTCGCGATTGGCATCCGTGAAAAGCGGCGCATCCATCGGCAGCGAACCGGCATCGCGGGTGAGCACCACTCGCCACGGTTGTGCCCGGTCGGCAGCGAGTTCCGGATCCCGCAGGTCCAGTCTCGGATTGTCACGCCGCACCGTTTCTCCGGAAGTCAGGACAGCTTCGCATTCGGCGCGCAGGCGTTGTACTTCGGTACGGGCCACTTCACCGGTCAGCCACATCCCCTCGCCGGGCGGGCGGGTAATGCGGCCATCCAGGCTCATCGCGGTTTTCAGGATCACCCATGGCAGTCCGCTGCGCTGCACCTTGGTAAAGGCACGGATCAGTTTTGACGCTTCTTCCGAAAGTACTCCGCGGCTCACGCTGATCCCCGCTTCTTCCAACAGCCTGTCTGCCCGGCCCGCATGCGCGGGATTCGGATCTTCCGCGGCGTAGATCACGCGGCTCACGCCAGCTTCGATCAGGCCATCGGTGCACGGCGGAGTGCGCCCATGGGTCGAACAGGGTTCGAGCGTGACATAGACGGAGCTGCCCTTCAGCGCGGCTTCTCCATGGGTGCGCTTCACGGCGGCGATCGCCTCCCGTTCCGCATGCGGTAGTCCTGCACCGCGATGCCACCCGGCACCGAGTTCGACGCCGTCTTTCACGATCACCGAACCCACCGCGGGGTTCGGCGAGGTACGCCCGATCCCCTTGCTACCTTCCTCGATTGCCCGCCGCATCCAGTGCGCGTCTTCACCTTGCATGGACAATGAGAGGCCATTTTTCAGAAATCTGCGCAAGCCCCCTTGATCTCCATTGATGGCGCTGCATGTACGCGCCAACTTCGGTATAAGTGATAGATCCCCTTCTATCATGCGCTCAAAACCTGCAACCCAACGCTCATGAACAAACTCATCCTCGCATTGGCTCTCCTCGCCTCGCTGCCCGCCTACGCCGACAAGGCGACAGACATCTATAGGGCAGGCATGATTGCCATGGATCAAGGAAACGTGAAGGCCGCTTCCGACGCCTTTAAGGAAGTCCTGCGCCTGCAGCCCGGAAACGCCAATGCCCGCTATCAGCTCGCCGAGCTACAGCGGAACCAAGGCTCCGTTGCCG
This portion of the Luteolibacter luteus genome encodes:
- the ribD gene encoding bifunctional diaminohydroxyphosphoribosylaminopyrimidine deaminase/5-amino-6-(5-phosphoribosylamino)uracil reductase RibD, translating into MQGEDAHWMRRAIEEGSKGIGRTSPNPAVGSVIVKDGVELGAGWHRGAGLPHAEREAIAAVKRTHGEAALKGSSVYVTLEPCSTHGRTPPCTDGLIEAGVSRVIYAAEDPNPAHAGRADRLLEEAGISVSRGVLSEEASKLIRAFTKVQRSGLPWVILKTAMSLDGRITRPPGEGMWLTGEVARTEVQRLRAECEAVLTSGETVRRDNPRLDLRDPELAADRAQPWRVVLTRDAGSLPMDAPLFTDANRERTLIEDRDHPEIVLRRLVNERGVSAVLVECGGRLAAELMEAKLVDEWVAFMAPMVNGGPVPALAGGGLGEGVTLHDVRFQRFGPDVMLRGTISQG